A single genomic interval of uncultured Sunxiuqinia sp. harbors:
- the dinB gene encoding DNA polymerase IV — METSQRKIIHIDMDAFYASVEQRDDPDLKGKPVVVGGDSTRGVIAAASYEARRYGVRSAMSSVLAKRKCPDLIFVRGNFDKYKAVSQQIRDIFFEYTDLVEPLSLDEAFLDVTFAKKGKPSATLIAREIKKRIKEETNLTASAGVSYCKFLAKIASDENKPDGIFVITAEEAVPFIEQLEVRKFFGVGKVTAKKMNNQGIYFGADLKQFELQELIRQFGKSGAYYYNIVRGIDERPVVATRERKSLGTERTFGHDYYLLRDLAEQLEKIESEVWNRLQRANMRGKTLTLKVKFADFEQITRSKTLDRNIDSLTLLHQHAFQLLKQEEPFIKAVRLLGVTISNFEEPKRGAVQLTIDF, encoded by the coding sequence ATGGAAACCTCTCAACGAAAAATTATACATATTGATATGGATGCTTTTTATGCATCGGTTGAGCAACGGGATGATCCTGATTTAAAAGGAAAGCCGGTTGTTGTGGGAGGCGATAGTACGCGGGGTGTTATTGCTGCTGCCAGTTATGAAGCGCGACGCTATGGGGTGCGCTCGGCAATGTCGTCGGTTTTAGCAAAGCGTAAATGCCCTGATTTAATTTTTGTGCGGGGCAATTTTGACAAGTACAAAGCGGTGAGTCAGCAAATTCGTGATATCTTTTTTGAATATACCGATCTGGTGGAGCCTTTATCGTTAGATGAAGCCTTTCTTGATGTCACTTTTGCGAAGAAAGGAAAACCATCGGCGACACTTATTGCCCGGGAGATTAAAAAGCGAATTAAAGAGGAAACGAACTTGACAGCTTCGGCTGGGGTCTCTTATTGCAAGTTTTTGGCTAAGATTGCTTCTGACGAAAACAAGCCGGATGGTATCTTTGTGATTACGGCTGAGGAAGCGGTGCCTTTTATCGAACAGCTGGAGGTTCGTAAGTTTTTTGGAGTTGGCAAGGTTACCGCGAAGAAAATGAATAATCAGGGCATTTATTTTGGTGCTGACTTAAAGCAGTTTGAGCTTCAGGAGCTGATTCGTCAGTTTGGTAAATCGGGTGCCTACTATTACAACATTGTACGGGGAATTGACGAGCGGCCGGTTGTTGCCACCCGTGAGCGAAAATCCTTAGGCACCGAGCGCACTTTTGGTCACGATTATTATTTGTTGAGGGATCTGGCTGAGCAGCTCGAAAAAATAGAAAGTGAGGTTTGGAATCGGCTTCAGCGAGCTAACATGCGAGGTAAAACGTTAACCTTGAAAGTGAAATTCGCAGATTTCGAACAAATTACACGAAGCAAAACGCTTGATCGAAATATTGATTCTTTGACATTATTGCACCAACATGCTTTTCAGCTTTTAAAGCAAGAAGAACCTTTTATCAAAGCAGTCAGGTTACTTGGAGTAACCATTTCGAATTTTGAAGAACCCAAAAGGGGAGCTGTTCAACTAACTATTGATTTTTAG
- a CDS encoding RNA polymerase sigma factor: protein MEALYKNIHQDVIDRCKAEERDAQFQLYKLYYKSMYNTSLRIVGNEAEAEDIMQEAFLSAFRKIKTYSGQVSFGAWLKKIVVNRSLDYLKKRKVQLEELDERINEEVVENPLMEIKEVDVQKIKQAIFQLPDGYRVVLSLYLLEGYDHDEISEILNISNSSSRSQLLRAKRKLRDYLKKDEVFSIN from the coding sequence TTGGAAGCTCTTTATAAAAATATCCATCAAGATGTGATTGACCGTTGCAAAGCGGAAGAACGTGATGCACAGTTTCAGCTTTATAAGTTGTACTATAAATCGATGTACAACACCAGCTTACGAATTGTGGGCAACGAAGCAGAAGCTGAGGACATCATGCAGGAAGCGTTTTTAAGTGCCTTCAGAAAAATTAAAACTTACTCGGGCCAGGTAAGTTTTGGAGCCTGGCTGAAAAAGATTGTCGTAAACCGTTCGTTAGATTATCTAAAAAAAAGAAAAGTACAGCTCGAAGAATTGGACGAACGCATAAACGAGGAAGTGGTTGAAAATCCACTAATGGAAATCAAAGAAGTGGATGTGCAAAAAATAAAGCAAGCTATTTTCCAACTTCCGGATGGGTATCGTGTTGTGCTAAGCTTGTATTTATTGGAAGGCTACGATCATGATGAAATTTCGGAAATACTAAACATTAGTAATTCATCATCGCGTTCCCAGTTGTTGCGGGCCAAAAGAAAGTTACGTGATTATCTAAAAAAGGATGAAGTATTTTCAATTAATTAA
- a CDS encoding threonyl-tRNA synthetase editing domain-containing protein, with the protein MKVLVMYVNEFSYVPSEKNLEEAETVTKGNSYNDSILAFIQVEEQDEEKDVKSREKKLVNHIKWTARKNDCKRIILHSFAHLSESKASVEFTKELFDLAEKRLQNADFETAQTPFGYFLDLKIDAPGFSLARIWASL; encoded by the coding sequence ATGAAAGTATTAGTCATGTATGTCAACGAATTCAGCTATGTCCCTTCTGAAAAAAATTTGGAGGAAGCAGAAACAGTGACGAAGGGAAATTCCTATAACGACAGTATCTTGGCCTTCATACAGGTAGAAGAACAAGACGAAGAAAAAGACGTAAAAAGCCGCGAGAAGAAACTCGTAAATCATATCAAATGGACAGCCCGAAAAAATGACTGCAAACGGATTATTCTGCATTCCTTTGCACATTTATCAGAATCGAAAGCCAGCGTTGAGTTTACGAAAGAGTTATTTGATCTGGCTGAAAAACGCTTGCAAAACGCTGACTTTGAAACAGCACAAACACCCTTCGGTTATTTTCTCGATTTAAAAATTGATGCTCCGGGCTTTTCATTGGCTCGAATTTGGGCTAGCTTGTAG
- a CDS encoding TatD family hydrolase, which produces MEFVNIHTHHHADVAGIQLVNYQIQFEFPERQEQNYSVGFHPWDIEVFDQDQMIEKLTKVAQYKNVFAIGECGLDRAIDTSLELQELVFIRQIALAEKFKKPLVIHAVKTYPDIIKIKKDRKVEIPWILHGYQGNLQTTKQLLNHNFHFSFGVRILRNEDKLVQSLKEIPLDRLFFETDESSEKIETIYIFAAQILEMNIRDLKETIWKNYQRIFEHGKVAR; this is translated from the coding sequence ATGGAATTTGTAAATATACATACTCACCATCACGCAGATGTTGCCGGGATTCAACTGGTTAATTATCAAATTCAGTTCGAATTTCCTGAAAGACAGGAACAAAACTATTCGGTTGGGTTTCACCCCTGGGATATTGAAGTATTTGATCAGGATCAGATGATTGAAAAGCTAACAAAAGTGGCTCAGTATAAGAATGTTTTTGCGATTGGAGAATGTGGACTTGACCGGGCGATAGACACCTCTCTGGAGCTACAAGAGCTGGTTTTTATTCGTCAAATAGCTTTGGCAGAAAAATTCAAAAAACCGCTCGTTATTCATGCCGTAAAAACGTATCCGGATATCATCAAAATCAAAAAGGACAGAAAGGTAGAAATTCCTTGGATCTTGCACGGTTATCAAGGCAACTTACAAACTACAAAGCAATTGCTCAATCATAATTTCCACTTTTCATTTGGAGTCCGAATCCTGAGAAACGAAGACAAGCTCGTTCAATCACTAAAAGAAATTCCTTTGGACAGATTATTCTTCGAAACCGATGAAAGTTCTGAAAAAATAGAAACAATTTATATTTTTGCAGCCCAAATTCTTGAAATGAATATCCGGGATTTAAAAGAAACGATTTGGAAAAACTATCAGAGAATTTTTGAACATGGCAAAGTGGCAAGATAG
- a CDS encoding glycosyltransferase, which yields MKKRLHIVSFNIPYPPNYGGIIDVYYKIKHLAAANIEIILHCFYYGREESKELEKYCYKVHYYKRKSGPLYLFSSRPYIVETRQSKRLLKNLQEEIVPILFEGLHTCYYLNHPLMGAYQKIVRTHNIEHHYYRYLSLAEKNVFKQYYFKQEAIKLRCFEKKLKLASDILSISPDDTKYFKTKYRMSKFIPAFHPFDKVNVKTGKGDYILFHGNLSVSENQKAVNYLLDRIFSELTFPVVIAGKNPPESMIKRINDIPHVSLVVDPEIKVMDQLIQNAQISLIPTFQATGLKLKLLASLFLGRHCITNSPMIENTGLAHLCYVAENVKDMVQLIQQKFEEEITPDEIEQRKTILETQFSNSYNAQKIYDLI from the coding sequence ATGAAGAAGCGACTGCACATAGTTAGTTTTAATATTCCTTATCCTCCAAACTATGGTGGTATTATTGACGTTTACTATAAAATAAAGCATCTGGCAGCTGCCAATATCGAGATTATTCTGCACTGCTTTTATTACGGTCGGGAAGAATCAAAAGAACTCGAAAAATATTGCTACAAAGTTCATTATTACAAACGTAAATCGGGACCTCTTTATTTATTTTCATCGCGCCCATATATTGTGGAAACCCGCCAGTCCAAACGGTTGCTTAAAAATTTGCAGGAAGAGATTGTACCCATCCTGTTTGAAGGACTTCATACGTGTTACTATCTCAATCATCCCCTAATGGGTGCCTATCAAAAAATTGTACGTACCCATAACATCGAGCATCACTATTACAGGTATTTAAGCCTAGCGGAGAAAAATGTTTTCAAACAATACTATTTTAAGCAGGAAGCGATTAAACTTAGATGTTTTGAGAAAAAATTGAAACTAGCTTCCGACATTCTAAGTATCTCACCCGACGACACGAAATATTTCAAGACAAAATATCGGATGAGTAAATTCATACCGGCTTTTCATCCATTTGATAAGGTAAACGTAAAAACAGGGAAAGGCGATTACATTTTATTTCATGGAAATCTCAGCGTTAGTGAAAACCAAAAAGCAGTGAACTATTTATTGGATCGCATTTTTTCTGAATTAACTTTCCCAGTTGTTATAGCGGGTAAAAATCCACCGGAAAGCATGATTAAAAGAATCAACGATATCCCACATGTTTCATTGGTAGTTGATCCTGAAATAAAAGTCATGGATCAGCTTATTCAGAATGCTCAAATAAGCCTGATTCCAACTTTTCAGGCAACCGGATTGAAACTAAAGCTGCTGGCTTCCTTGTTTCTTGGCCGCCATTGTATTACAAATTCGCCGATGATAGAAAATACCGGACTTGCCCATTTGTGTTACGTGGCTGAAAATGTAAAAGACATGGTTCAGCTGATCCAGCAAAAATTTGAAGAAGAAATCACCCCCGATGAAATAGAACAGCGGAAAACCATATTGGAAACTCAATTTTCGAACTCCTACAATGCACAAAAAATATACGATCTTATATAG
- a CDS encoding cation diffusion facilitator family transporter: MGHDHTHTHKRLKITIILNVVITLAQIIGGIISGSLALISDALHNLSDGFAVALAYIADRLGNKEKTAKSTFGYKRAEILAAFINALILIAISFYLMVEAVKRYIDPQVIDFRWMLWLGLLGVVANGFSVFLLHGDQHHSLNIKAAYLHLMGDALTSLAVIAGAICIWQWNWDWIDPTVTLLISFYLLFHTYKLLKESTEILMQFAPPNILPEEVAKRLSKHQLVSQIYHIHIWRLTDKTVHFEAHVVLTNDQKISETKLVNEDLFKILKEEFNIQHITLQFECDG, encoded by the coding sequence ATGGGACACGACCACACACATACACACAAACGATTGAAGATTACAATCATCCTCAATGTCGTCATTACCTTGGCACAAATAATCGGAGGTATAATTTCAGGAAGTTTAGCTTTAATATCTGACGCTCTTCATAATTTAAGCGATGGTTTTGCTGTTGCGCTGGCTTATATTGCCGATCGCTTGGGCAATAAGGAAAAAACAGCTAAAAGTACGTTTGGGTATAAACGTGCTGAGATTCTGGCTGCCTTTATCAACGCCTTGATTCTGATTGCTATTTCATTTTACCTGATGGTTGAAGCTGTAAAACGTTATATTGATCCACAAGTAATTGACTTTAGATGGATGTTGTGGCTTGGACTTTTGGGGGTTGTTGCAAATGGATTTTCGGTTTTTTTATTGCACGGAGATCAGCATCATAGCTTGAATATAAAAGCAGCTTATCTGCATTTGATGGGCGATGCCTTAACTTCCCTAGCAGTTATTGCAGGAGCGATATGTATCTGGCAATGGAACTGGGATTGGATTGATCCAACAGTGACTTTATTAATTAGTTTTTACCTGTTGTTTCACACTTATAAGCTATTAAAAGAATCAACTGAAATACTGATGCAATTTGCGCCACCCAACATTCTTCCCGAAGAAGTTGCTAAAAGGCTTTCGAAGCATCAATTGGTCAGCCAAATATACCATATTCATATTTGGCGATTAACCGATAAAACAGTTCACTTTGAAGCGCATGTGGTTTTAACTAACGATCAGAAAATATCGGAAACAAAACTGGTGAACGAAGATCTGTTCAAAATTCTCAAAGAGGAGTTTAATATTCAGCATATTACCTTGCAGTTTGAATGTGACGGATAG
- a CDS encoding thioredoxin-like domain-containing protein, with amino-acid sequence MHKKYTILYSLLILALYTNSLYGHPLTIKLDFPKQRNDTVVLAHYYNGKIFANDTTVLNENGKGQFSGNELLPEGIYTLYFDANHLHDFLLGSDQSLSIGKEAKKIKVSKAKESQQFQTYVNYLKDQKEQAKILREKLKKQSNSSDSAKVLNQKLTELDNEVQSYWKREAKKYDDTFYGKFVASNIRVQLNESELPKEIQINDSLLWLNRYQFNKNHYWDHFDLFDKRMWRTPIIHNHLDQYFNQVLIQHPDSVLPVAIELIEESKSEPEIFQNLTAYVLNNSVQSHYMGMESVFVALAERYYLSGDAFWASEKTLETIRREVYLRKNNLIGETAHELLLEDPDGEYHSLHQISTPYTLLAFWEPNCGHCKKQIPELFEKVFMKIDPSALTIMAVNTQDNKEEWLDFIEKHELNGWINVWDPNRVSNFQINYNTRTTPMIYLLDKDKKIIAKKLTVDQARKIILEKTTTNR; translated from the coding sequence ATGCACAAAAAATATACGATCTTATATAGCCTTCTGATTCTTGCTTTATATACAAATTCACTATACGGCCACCCCCTGACAATCAAACTCGATTTTCCTAAACAGAGAAATGACACCGTGGTGTTAGCTCATTATTACAATGGGAAAATTTTTGCCAACGATACCACAGTACTCAATGAAAACGGGAAAGGTCAGTTTTCAGGAAATGAGCTTCTCCCCGAGGGTATTTACACGCTATATTTTGATGCTAACCACCTGCATGATTTTTTACTGGGGAGCGACCAATCACTGTCTATAGGTAAAGAGGCTAAAAAAATAAAGGTTAGCAAAGCAAAAGAAAGCCAGCAATTTCAAACATACGTGAACTACCTGAAAGACCAGAAGGAACAAGCTAAAATTTTGAGAGAGAAACTGAAAAAACAGTCAAACTCATCAGACTCAGCGAAGGTGCTCAACCAAAAGCTGACCGAACTTGATAATGAAGTTCAGTCATACTGGAAAAGGGAAGCTAAAAAGTATGATGATACGTTCTATGGTAAATTTGTTGCATCCAATATTCGGGTACAGTTGAATGAATCTGAACTGCCAAAAGAAATACAAATAAACGATAGCTTATTGTGGCTCAATCGCTATCAATTCAATAAAAACCACTACTGGGATCATTTTGATTTGTTTGACAAGCGAATGTGGCGAACACCAATCATTCACAACCATTTAGATCAGTATTTCAACCAGGTACTCATTCAACATCCTGATTCGGTTTTACCTGTAGCTATTGAGCTGATTGAAGAAAGCAAAAGTGAACCCGAAATCTTTCAAAACCTAACAGCGTATGTTTTAAACAACAGCGTACAATCGCATTACATGGGTATGGAAAGCGTGTTTGTTGCCTTGGCTGAAAGATATTATTTGAGCGGCGATGCGTTTTGGGCATCTGAGAAAACACTGGAAACTATACGCAGGGAGGTTTACCTTCGAAAAAATAATTTGATTGGAGAAACAGCCCACGAACTGCTTTTAGAAGATCCTGATGGGGAATACCATAGTTTGCACCAAATCAGCACGCCATACACCCTACTCGCTTTTTGGGAGCCTAACTGCGGTCACTGTAAAAAACAAATTCCTGAATTGTTTGAAAAAGTATTTATGAAAATCGATCCGTCAGCTTTAACAATCATGGCTGTAAACACACAGGACAACAAAGAGGAATGGCTCGATTTTATTGAAAAACACGAACTCAACGGATGGATCAATGTTTGGGATCCGAACAGAGTGAGTAATTTTCAAATCAACTACAACACACGAACAACCCCAATGATCTACCTGCTCGACAAAGACAAAAAAATAATTGCTAAAAAACTAACTGTTGATCAGGCCAGAAAAATCATTTTGGAGAAGACAACAACAAATCGTTAA
- a CDS encoding trypsin-like peptidase domain-containing protein: MQVYQIIIALMLIGVSISGRAQLSDGGKPLDISYSLSLKSKSVVSLPPVNNDLLLKSSIAKSNENSLKPLRFAEPLAVNLTSQNSGQWFVLDDYKVWQLIITSSGAKSLNLIFDHYKLPDGGRLFLFSDDRSDLIGAFTAKNNKPSGTFATSPVIGDQLVVQYEEPLDASFSAALSISQVNHDFVGVKSLRSDRRPLGVSGSCNINVNCDLVEVYENESNAACRIIVSGVDLCTGALVNNTNNDGTPYVYTAGHCIDSNKKASESIFLFNYESPYCGDIDGDASHSLSGSILRAESDKLDFSLVELDTNPPANYRPYFLGWERGDTPPDSTVCIHHPLGDVKKITVDRHSPQIKTYSSDYIDNAHWFIGNWEEGTTEGGSSGAPLINDERRLVGSLTGGAATCEAPDRDYFARLGVAWDYYSQDSQQLKKWLDPSNSNSSSIDGFNPYSTAETCGAFTNFGDEDTHGNIEIVEQGVSKGYWSGNNRYGFQEFAEKYTLTNRSEISGVSVGVGKASLGNLSSDGKIRVSIYEGTDYPTDLIYDQVFNLDAIDEGVMNYLEFSQRVVTEGNFFVAYSLDLLQQEDTFAVYLAEREVDPLNSFYIKDGAGWYTYQEKTNSSEGSALLMEVVLCNIDALPGKDTLKNRNLEFEVFPNPFHADQKLMVKFKQEVNPFIVQVFDLTGRQVNVQYEKPGDKWLSFDFSGQAPGNYFLKIVERKKRYSANVVFLGD, translated from the coding sequence ATGCAAGTATATCAGATAATAATCGCTTTGATGCTAATTGGGGTTTCAATTTCCGGAAGGGCACAACTTTCTGATGGTGGAAAACCACTAGACATTTCCTATTCACTTTCGCTCAAAAGTAAATCGGTTGTAAGTTTGCCGCCGGTGAATAATGATCTGCTGTTGAAAAGCAGTATTGCAAAATCGAATGAAAACAGCTTAAAGCCTTTGCGTTTTGCTGAGCCGTTAGCTGTTAATCTGACTTCTCAGAACTCGGGGCAGTGGTTTGTATTAGATGACTACAAAGTATGGCAACTCATTATTACGTCTTCAGGGGCGAAATCTTTGAACCTTATTTTTGATCACTACAAATTGCCTGATGGTGGGCGGTTGTTTTTGTTCTCTGATGACAGAAGTGATTTGATTGGAGCTTTTACGGCAAAGAATAATAAACCGAGCGGTACTTTTGCTACTTCTCCAGTAATCGGTGATCAATTGGTCGTTCAGTACGAGGAACCACTTGATGCTTCATTTAGCGCAGCGTTGTCAATTTCACAAGTAAATCATGACTTTGTAGGCGTAAAATCTTTAAGGTCTGATCGTCGGCCGCTCGGAGTTTCCGGATCGTGTAACATCAATGTGAACTGTGACTTAGTGGAGGTTTATGAAAATGAGAGTAATGCCGCTTGCCGGATTATTGTCAGCGGAGTCGACTTGTGCACAGGCGCTTTAGTTAATAACACGAATAACGATGGAACTCCATACGTTTACACGGCAGGGCACTGTATCGATTCAAATAAAAAAGCATCAGAATCAATTTTTTTATTCAATTATGAATCACCCTATTGTGGAGATATTGATGGTGATGCCAGTCATTCGTTAAGTGGAAGTATTTTGAGAGCTGAATCGGATAAGTTGGATTTCAGCTTGGTTGAGTTAGACACGAATCCTCCAGCTAACTATCGACCGTATTTTCTCGGGTGGGAGCGGGGAGATACCCCTCCAGACTCAACGGTTTGTATTCATCATCCGCTAGGCGATGTGAAAAAGATAACTGTTGACAGGCATTCTCCGCAGATTAAAACCTACAGTTCTGATTACATTGACAATGCCCATTGGTTTATTGGTAACTGGGAGGAAGGGACAACAGAAGGTGGATCGTCAGGTGCTCCTTTAATTAATGATGAGCGGCGTTTGGTCGGTTCGTTGACCGGAGGAGCAGCAACATGTGAAGCCCCGGATCGTGATTATTTTGCACGCCTTGGAGTTGCCTGGGATTATTATTCGCAAGACAGTCAACAGCTCAAAAAATGGCTTGATCCATCCAATTCCAATTCAAGCTCGATTGATGGATTCAATCCATATTCGACAGCTGAAACATGCGGTGCCTTTACCAATTTTGGAGATGAAGATACGCATGGTAATATTGAAATTGTAGAGCAAGGCGTATCAAAGGGGTATTGGAGTGGTAATAACAGATACGGCTTTCAGGAATTTGCTGAAAAGTATACGCTGACAAATCGCTCCGAAATTTCAGGAGTGTCGGTTGGTGTCGGAAAAGCATCTTTGGGGAATCTTAGTTCTGACGGAAAAATTCGTGTGTCCATATACGAAGGAACAGACTATCCAACGGATTTGATTTATGATCAGGTTTTTAACTTAGATGCCATCGATGAAGGAGTGATGAACTACCTCGAATTTAGCCAACGTGTAGTGACTGAAGGTAATTTTTTTGTTGCCTATTCGTTGGATTTATTGCAGCAAGAAGACACGTTTGCCGTTTATTTAGCAGAAAGAGAGGTTGATCCATTGAATTCATTCTACATAAAAGATGGAGCTGGCTGGTATACTTACCAAGAAAAAACGAACTCATCAGAAGGATCTGCACTTTTAATGGAGGTGGTGCTTTGCAATATTGATGCTTTACCAGGGAAGGATACATTGAAAAATAGGAATCTTGAATTTGAAGTTTTCCCAAATCCTTTTCATGCTGATCAGAAATTAATGGTCAAATTCAAACAAGAAGTTAATCCTTTTATCGTGCAGGTTTTTGATTTAACCGGCAGACAAGTTAATGTGCAATATGAAAAGCCAGGAGATAAATGGCTTAGCTTTGATTTCTCGGGGCAGGCTCCCGGTAATTATTTTCTTAAGATTGTTGAGCGGAAGAAACGATATTCTGCAAACGTGGTATTTCTGGGTGATTAA